A single genomic interval of Vibrio maritimus harbors:
- a CDS encoding FadR/GntR family transcriptional regulator: protein MATFHTVADSSRRIHVQVAKEIAIKILTGELKPGEKLPSELELCEKFGISRTALRESTKLLSAKGLITSKPKVGTNVMSRQHWHFLDPQFLDWVKDTDNVQRFLTQFLGLRKAIEPEACSLAARNASIEHRKALSVCFQNMKHAAFTHNYSSWTLNDHEFHKTIFLATANPFYIPFSNILESLFKTFIDEAAVGGRFCLDEHGAIYDAIMMGDAERAKAASQLLLNDHNQRLALLEAV from the coding sequence ATGGCCACGTTCCATACAGTAGCAGATTCAAGTCGTCGGATTCATGTTCAGGTTGCTAAAGAGATCGCCATTAAGATCCTCACTGGTGAGCTGAAACCGGGTGAAAAACTCCCGAGCGAGTTAGAACTCTGCGAGAAGTTCGGCATCAGCCGTACAGCGCTTCGCGAGTCAACCAAGCTTTTGTCGGCAAAGGGACTTATTACATCAAAGCCTAAAGTTGGTACCAATGTAATGTCTCGTCAGCATTGGCACTTCTTGGACCCTCAGTTTTTAGACTGGGTAAAAGATACAGACAACGTTCAACGATTCTTAACCCAGTTCCTTGGTTTAAGAAAAGCGATCGAGCCAGAAGCGTGCTCACTAGCCGCAAGAAATGCTTCAATCGAACATCGTAAAGCACTGTCTGTATGTTTCCAGAACATGAAGCATGCGGCGTTTACTCACAACTATTCTTCGTGGACGTTGAACGACCACGAGTTTCACAAAACCATCTTTTTAGCGACCGCAAATCCGTTTTATATCCCGTTCTCCAATATTTTGGAGTCGCTGTTCAAGACCTTTATTGATGAAGCCGCGGTCGGCGGACGATTCTGTCTTGATGAACACGGGGCTATCTACGACGCGATTATGATGGGTGATGCTGAGCGAGCAAAAGCAGCATCTCAACTATTACTTAATGATCACAACCAGAGGCTTGCCCTACTGGAAGCGGTCTAA
- a CDS encoding cupin domain-containing protein, protein MFVYNKDSVLEDQGGGLRRKVLAYCENMMTVEVHFETGTVAPMHNHPHEQITYVVSGEFEFTVGDETKIVKAGDTVYKVPNIMHGCKCLKEGILIDNFTPMRKDFV, encoded by the coding sequence ATGTTTGTATACAACAAAGACTCAGTACTTGAAGATCAGGGTGGCGGTCTACGTCGTAAGGTTCTAGCATACTGCGAAAACATGATGACTGTAGAAGTTCACTTCGAAACAGGTACAGTTGCACCAATGCACAACCACCCACACGAGCAGATCACTTACGTGGTTTCTGGTGAGTTCGAGTTCACTGTAGGTGACGAGACTAAGATCGTTAAAGCTGGTGACACTGTCTATAAAGTGCCAAACATCATGCACGGTTGTAAGTGTCTTAAAGAAGGCATCCTAATCGATAACTTTACTCCTATGCGTAAAGATTTCGTATAA
- a CDS encoding FadR/GntR family transcriptional regulator: MESTKESIHVKISSEIAKNIITGQYSNCSLPTEMELSSHYSVSRNSVREALKILASKGLLCSKQKAGTKVTPRSEWNFLDPQLYEWFSELPEMEGVIAKFIRMQKLLIPEACADAALNATGEQRVQLSRVFQAFSTHIRESENDLLSSKPLLSSFYRTLFIASNNELFSPYAKILDILFHSKDYQLSQPTINTLEIYQKIYDSIMIADEMSARKAARKLFN; the protein is encoded by the coding sequence ATGGAAAGCACAAAAGAGAGTATTCACGTAAAGATTTCCAGTGAAATTGCTAAGAATATCATTACAGGTCAGTATAGTAATTGTTCACTACCTACCGAAATGGAGCTTTCTAGCCATTACTCTGTGAGTCGAAATAGTGTTCGCGAAGCACTCAAAATTCTCGCATCAAAGGGATTATTGTGTTCCAAGCAGAAAGCAGGGACAAAAGTTACCCCGCGGAGTGAGTGGAATTTCTTAGACCCACAGTTGTATGAATGGTTTTCTGAACTACCAGAGATGGAAGGTGTGATCGCAAAGTTCATTCGCATGCAAAAGCTATTGATACCAGAGGCTTGCGCAGATGCGGCACTGAATGCGACCGGTGAACAACGTGTACAACTATCACGAGTTTTCCAAGCCTTTTCAACCCATATTCGAGAATCAGAAAACGACTTGCTCAGTTCAAAACCGTTACTCAGTAGCTTCTACAGAACTCTCTTCATCGCGTCTAATAACGAGCTTTTTTCTCCATACGCAAAAATACTAGATATTTTATTCCACTCGAAAGACTATCAACTTTCTCAACCGACGATAAACACATTAGAAATATATCAAAAAATTTACGATTCCATTATGATTGCTGACGAAATGTCAGCGCGAAAAGCTGCGCGAAAATTATTCAACTAA
- a CDS encoding polysaccharide lyase family 7 protein, which produces MQRKLMYKVLLCSAMTAAPGTLWAESINITNHGFENGNWDGWQDADPSSISGDANTGLHSAKISGSGGSFSQSVSVNSNTDYTLSAYVKGGGEISANVAGSVYSKTSNSSSWLKVELTFNSGSATSIEIGGAYYQSEGRFDDFVLTGSSSSGGSCESGHITVVSATDDGTNDGHLPGWTIDGSLADESRWSSEGIGKTITYDLGSSTTIGQVNIAWFKGNSRSSYFSVDVSGDNSSWTRVLSNQTSSGNTAGFENYPVTETSARYVRITGEGNSANNWNSILETEILGCSDGTPPPVTPPPSGDLDPNVAPSGNFDLLDWTLSIPVDTDGDGKADTIKENELSASYENNEFFFTAADGGMTFKAPVDGAKTSTNTSYTRSELREMLRRGDTSHSTKGVGKNNWVFSSAPSSDQTAAGGVDGTLDATLKVDHVTTTGSSSQIGRVIVGQIHANDDEPVRIYYRKLPGNSKGAIYIAHEPNGGSDSWYDMIGSRSSSASNPSDGIELGEVFSYQIKVVGNTLTVTIMREGKADVVQEVDMSSSGYDAGGQYMYFKAGVYNQNNTGDANDYVQATFYKVENKHQGYAY; this is translated from the coding sequence ATGCAACGCAAGTTAATGTATAAGGTTTTGTTGTGTAGTGCCATGACTGCTGCTCCCGGTACCCTATGGGCAGAGTCAATTAATATAACTAACCATGGTTTTGAAAATGGTAATTGGGATGGATGGCAAGATGCCGATCCCTCATCAATCTCTGGTGATGCTAATACAGGGCTTCACTCTGCAAAAATTTCTGGCTCGGGCGGCAGTTTTAGCCAGTCCGTCTCGGTCAACTCTAATACTGATTACACCTTATCTGCTTATGTAAAAGGTGGCGGTGAGATCAGTGCCAATGTCGCAGGTTCTGTTTACAGCAAAACGTCTAATTCGAGTAGTTGGTTGAAAGTAGAACTGACATTTAATTCTGGCAGTGCAACATCCATTGAAATTGGTGGTGCTTATTATCAATCTGAAGGAAGGTTTGACGACTTTGTTCTGACAGGTAGCTCATCGTCTGGTGGTAGCTGTGAAAGTGGTCATATTACTGTCGTTTCAGCAACGGATGATGGAACCAACGATGGCCATTTACCTGGTTGGACGATTGATGGAAGTTTAGCCGATGAATCTCGATGGTCATCAGAAGGTATCGGCAAAACCATTACTTATGATCTCGGGTCATCGACAACAATAGGACAAGTTAATATCGCCTGGTTTAAAGGCAATAGCCGCAGCTCTTACTTTAGTGTTGATGTGTCAGGTGACAACAGCAGTTGGACCAGAGTACTATCAAACCAGACGTCAAGTGGCAACACGGCTGGCTTTGAAAATTACCCTGTTACAGAAACAAGTGCTCGTTACGTTCGAATCACTGGGGAAGGCAATTCCGCAAATAACTGGAACAGTATCCTTGAAACAGAAATCCTTGGCTGCTCAGATGGTACGCCTCCTCCAGTAACGCCTCCACCAAGTGGTGATTTGGATCCGAATGTCGCACCATCAGGCAATTTTGATTTGTTGGACTGGACGCTCAGCATCCCAGTAGACACCGACGGTGATGGTAAAGCAGATACTATTAAAGAGAACGAGTTGTCGGCAAGCTACGAGAACAATGAGTTTTTCTTTACTGCAGCCGATGGTGGCATGACCTTTAAAGCACCCGTCGATGGAGCGAAAACGTCGACCAATACGAGTTACACTCGTTCGGAGCTGCGCGAGATGCTGCGTCGCGGCGATACCTCACATAGTACCAAGGGTGTCGGTAAAAATAACTGGGTATTCTCAAGTGCGCCATCGAGTGACCAAACTGCAGCTGGTGGTGTTGATGGTACTTTAGATGCAACGCTTAAAGTAGATCATGTTACGACAACGGGTAGCAGTAGCCAGATTGGACGTGTCATTGTTGGGCAAATACATGCTAATGACGATGAGCCTGTTCGAATCTACTATCGTAAACTTCCTGGTAACAGCAAAGGCGCGATATATATTGCACATGAACCAAATGGCGGTTCAGACAGTTGGTATGACATGATTGGTAGTCGCTCGAGTAGTGCGAGCAACCCATCAGACGGTATTGAACTCGGTGAGGTCTTTAGCTATCAAATCAAAGTGGTAGGTAATACCTTAACCGTGACGATTATGCGTGAAGGTAAAGCTGATGTTGTTCAAGAAGTCGATATGTCGAGCAGTGGTTATGATGCTGGTGGGCAGTATATGTATTTCAAAGCTGGTGTATATAATCAGAATAACACCGGTGATGCGAATGACTATGTTCAGGCTACGTTCTATAAAGTCGAAAATAAACACCAAGGCTATGCTTATTAA
- a CDS encoding sodium:solute symporter family transporter, whose amino-acid sequence MDLNTVIVGVYFLFLMAIGWMFRTFTNTTSDYFRGGGNMLWWMVGATAFMTQFSAWTFTGAAGKAYNDGFAVAFIFLANAFGYFMNYAYFAPKFRQLRVVTVIEAIRMRFGATNEQVFTWSSMPNSVVSAGVWLNALAIIASGIFGFDMNLTIWVTGLVVLAMSVTGGSWAVIASDFMQMVIIMAVTVTCAVVAVVQGGGVGEIVNNFPVQEGGSFLAGNNLNYLSIFSLWAFFIFVKQFSITNNMLNSYRYLAAKDSKNAKKAALLACVLMLCGVFIWFMPSWYIAGQGVDLAAAYPEQGKKAGDFAYLYFVQEYMPAGMVGLLVAAMFAATMSSMDSGLNRNSGIFVKNFYEPIVRKGQASEKELVTVSKITSTVFGFAIILIAQFINSLKGLSLFDTMMYVGALIGFPMTIPAFLGFFIKKTPDWAGWGTLIVGGIVSYVVGFVINAEMVSAVFGLEELTKREWSDVKVAIGLMAHISLTGGFFVLSTLFYKPLTEKRQADVDKFFGNLATPLVSESAAQKKLDNKQRQMLGKLIAVAGVGVCLMALLPNPLWGRGVFILCGAIVFAVGMLLVKAVDENVESNLQEAEAK is encoded by the coding sequence ATGGATTTAAACACAGTTATTGTGGGCGTCTATTTCCTCTTCCTAATGGCAATAGGTTGGATGTTCCGTACATTTACTAATACCACCAGTGACTACTTCCGCGGGGGCGGTAACATGCTTTGGTGGATGGTGGGTGCTACCGCCTTTATGACTCAGTTCAGTGCTTGGACATTTACCGGTGCAGCCGGTAAAGCTTACAACGATGGTTTTGCAGTCGCCTTTATCTTCCTAGCAAACGCATTTGGCTACTTTATGAACTACGCGTATTTTGCGCCGAAGTTCCGTCAGCTACGTGTAGTCACTGTTATTGAAGCGATTCGCATGCGTTTTGGTGCAACGAACGAGCAAGTATTTACTTGGTCTTCAATGCCTAACAGTGTCGTATCTGCAGGTGTGTGGCTAAACGCACTAGCAATTATTGCATCAGGCATCTTCGGTTTCGACATGAACCTTACCATTTGGGTGACAGGTCTTGTTGTATTGGCGATGTCAGTAACAGGTGGCTCTTGGGCGGTTATCGCATCTGACTTCATGCAGATGGTTATCATCATGGCGGTAACCGTGACGTGTGCTGTCGTTGCTGTCGTTCAAGGCGGCGGTGTTGGCGAAATCGTTAACAACTTCCCAGTACAAGAAGGTGGTTCATTCCTAGCGGGTAACAACCTAAACTACCTAAGCATCTTCAGCCTGTGGGCATTCTTCATCTTTGTTAAGCAGTTCTCTATCACAAACAACATGCTTAACTCATACCGTTACCTAGCGGCGAAAGACTCAAAGAACGCGAAGAAAGCTGCACTACTGGCGTGTGTACTAATGCTTTGTGGTGTATTCATCTGGTTCATGCCGTCTTGGTACATTGCAGGTCAAGGTGTTGACCTAGCAGCTGCTTACCCAGAACAAGGCAAAAAAGCGGGTGACTTTGCTTACCTATACTTTGTTCAAGAGTACATGCCAGCAGGTATGGTGGGTCTACTAGTAGCAGCAATGTTTGCAGCAACCATGTCTTCAATGGACTCTGGTCTTAACCGTAACTCAGGTATCTTTGTTAAGAACTTCTATGAGCCGATCGTTCGTAAGGGTCAAGCGTCTGAGAAGGAACTGGTAACGGTTTCTAAGATCACTTCAACAGTATTTGGTTTCGCTATCATCCTAATCGCACAGTTCATCAACTCACTGAAGGGGCTGAGCTTGTTCGATACCATGATGTATGTGGGTGCTTTGATCGGCTTCCCAATGACGATTCCAGCATTCCTTGGCTTCTTTATCAAGAAAACGCCTGACTGGGCTGGCTGGGGTACACTAATTGTTGGTGGTATCGTTTCTTATGTCGTAGGTTTTGTTATCAACGCAGAGATGGTTTCAGCGGTATTCGGCCTAGAAGAGCTAACGAAGCGTGAATGGTCTGATGTGAAAGTAGCGATTGGTCTAATGGCTCACATCTCACTAACAGGTGGCTTCTTCGTACTATCAACGCTGTTCTACAAGCCACTAACTGAGAAGCGTCAAGCTGACGTAGACAAGTTCTTCGGTAACCTAGCAACGCCACTTGTCTCTGAGTCAGCGGCTCAGAAGAAACTGGACAACAAGCAGCGTCAAATGCTTGGTAAGCTAATCGCAGTAGCAGGTGTTGGTGTGTGTCTAATGGCGCTACTACCTAACCCACTGTGGGGACGCGGAGTGTTCATCTTGTGTGGTGCTATCGTATTCGCAGTCGGTATGCTCTTGGTGAAAGCCGTCGACGAAAACGTTGAATCGAACTTACAAGAAGCAGAAGCGAAATAA
- a CDS encoding oligogalacturonate-specific porin KdgM family protein, whose product MKLKQSALGVALVLLAGSAAATSLDYRTEYKHKSEDWAHRIKISDSTKAFGGKLAFGVEQKFQSETNDDEVGSQDFWKGVSRGDSEFSVDWTKAVGESGKWYIQPGMPVTFGSNKTTWKPQFRVGYKADFGLTTALRYRHEFQVFNANGGTTNLAGGGKLDRTDATIQQGKLTLTGSYKFAKDSAFKDLKLSYEANYNHNYDNVRLANDKNWEWDLGIKAGYQIGDFQPYLELWTIDGLSSATDERQLRTRLGLKYSF is encoded by the coding sequence ATGAAACTTAAGCAATCTGCTCTTGGTGTTGCGCTTGTATTACTGGCTGGTTCAGCAGCTGCGACAAGTTTGGATTATCGTACGGAATATAAGCACAAGTCCGAAGATTGGGCTCACCGTATTAAAATTAGTGACTCAACAAAAGCATTCGGCGGTAAATTAGCATTTGGCGTAGAGCAGAAGTTCCAAAGTGAAACTAATGATGATGAAGTAGGTAGCCAAGATTTTTGGAAAGGCGTATCACGTGGAGACTCTGAGTTTAGTGTAGATTGGACTAAAGCAGTAGGTGAAAGCGGCAAGTGGTACATCCAGCCAGGTATGCCAGTGACATTCGGCAGCAACAAAACAACTTGGAAACCACAATTCCGTGTTGGTTATAAAGCAGACTTCGGTTTGACTACAGCACTACGTTACCGTCATGAGTTCCAAGTATTCAACGCGAACGGCGGTACGACTAACCTAGCGGGTGGCGGTAAACTAGACCGCACTGATGCAACAATTCAACAAGGTAAGTTGACGCTTACTGGTTCATACAAATTTGCTAAAGACTCAGCATTTAAAGATTTAAAACTGAGCTATGAAGCAAACTATAACCACAACTACGACAACGTTCGTCTAGCAAATGACAAAAACTGGGAATGGGATCTTGGTATTAAAGCGGGCTACCAAATCGGTGACTTCCAACCATACCTAGAACTTTGGACTATCGATGGCCTTTCTTCAGCAACAGACGAGCGCCAGCTACGTACTCGTTTAGGTCTTAAATACAGCTTCTAA
- a CDS encoding polysaccharide lyase family 7 protein has translation MNPNTLAKYLGSAALVVSFVSFADTAPYSYTQYQSVLDDSYLQAPTSTKLIKQGDFAGQYNQYFHVPDFGNQWMTFTVTGDHKRSELRQVYEWYSDDGDLNKMIGEVFIDSPLSGSVDEITFMQVHDVTNNGNAINKPLLRLVWLRERNNIENGIWAVIKKDADASSSSYDKIYITQHLESQPIKFEVRIQNNEMTIKKDGAAINGLSKYDISYWSNLESYFKAGVYNQDDGTGTVQFKSLKYYTQ, from the coding sequence ATGAACCCGAATACTTTAGCGAAGTACCTAGGCTCTGCAGCACTTGTTGTCTCTTTTGTTAGTTTTGCGGATACTGCTCCATACTCTTATACCCAATACCAGTCAGTTCTTGACGACTCTTACCTTCAAGCCCCAACCAGCACTAAGCTGATCAAACAAGGGGACTTTGCAGGTCAATACAATCAATATTTCCATGTCCCTGATTTTGGTAATCAGTGGATGACGTTCACCGTTACTGGCGACCACAAACGCTCTGAGCTACGCCAAGTCTATGAATGGTACAGTGACGATGGCGACCTTAACAAAATGATTGGCGAAGTCTTTATTGACTCCCCGCTATCTGGCTCAGTGGACGAAATCACCTTCATGCAAGTCCACGACGTAACGAACAATGGCAATGCCATTAACAAACCCCTCCTTAGACTCGTTTGGCTGCGAGAGAGAAACAATATAGAGAATGGCATTTGGGCTGTTATTAAAAAAGATGCCGATGCATCGAGTAGTAGCTACGACAAAATCTATATTACCCAACATCTCGAATCGCAACCGATTAAATTCGAAGTAAGAATTCAAAATAATGAAATGACCATCAAAAAAGATGGTGCCGCAATAAATGGCCTTTCTAAATACGACATCTCCTACTGGAGCAATCTAGAAAGTTACTTTAAAGCGGGCGTTTACAATCAGGATGATGGTACTGGAACGGTTCAATTCAAGAGCCTCAAGTACTACACGCAATAA
- a CDS encoding ABC transporter ATP-binding protein, with the protein MSGVQLNNIVKAYGDTSVVHGINLEVKSKEFIVLVGPSGCGKSTTLRMLAGLEEITDGDIHIEDRRVNEVAPKDRDVAMVFQNYALYPHLSVFENIAFGLRIRKVPKDEVTKSVNDVAEILGLTELLERRPADLSGGQRQRVAMGRAIVRHPKVFLFDEPLSNLDAKLRTQMRAEIKRLHHRLGVTSVYVTHDQVEAMTLADRIVVMSNGKIEQIGTPMELFNSPVNTFVATFIGSPPMNLIEARASLHEDGWYAEFEEIECKLPNVAGLEHNKSILLGIRPEYIDIEPIDHASAIPVHIDLVETLGSEALLHTKFVGKPFVVKAETHGRIDHLDHVNTLYFREDAITVFDQSTGNALERIAVN; encoded by the coding sequence ATGTCTGGTGTTCAGTTAAATAACATCGTGAAAGCGTATGGCGATACCAGTGTCGTGCATGGAATTAATTTAGAAGTAAAGTCGAAGGAGTTTATTGTTTTAGTGGGTCCTTCCGGCTGCGGGAAGTCAACGACACTAAGAATGTTAGCTGGCCTAGAAGAGATCACCGATGGTGATATTCATATTGAAGACCGCCGAGTTAACGAAGTCGCACCAAAAGACCGTGACGTCGCCATGGTGTTTCAAAACTACGCACTTTACCCCCACCTCAGTGTTTTCGAAAATATCGCGTTTGGCCTGAGAATACGCAAAGTACCAAAAGATGAAGTCACTAAATCGGTTAATGATGTTGCGGAAATCTTAGGTCTTACCGAGCTCCTAGAGCGCCGCCCTGCCGACCTGTCTGGTGGTCAGCGCCAACGCGTTGCCATGGGTCGAGCGATTGTTCGCCATCCTAAAGTGTTCCTATTTGATGAACCCCTTTCGAACTTGGATGCCAAACTTCGTACTCAGATGCGCGCTGAGATCAAACGCCTACACCATCGCTTAGGTGTTACCAGCGTCTATGTTACCCACGACCAGGTCGAAGCGATGACGCTCGCAGACCGTATCGTGGTAATGAGTAACGGCAAGATTGAGCAAATCGGTACCCCGATGGAGCTGTTTAATAGTCCGGTAAACACCTTCGTTGCAACGTTTATTGGCTCACCACCGATGAACCTTATCGAGGCACGCGCCTCTTTACATGAAGATGGTTGGTACGCTGAGTTTGAAGAGATCGAATGCAAGCTGCCAAATGTCGCAGGTCTTGAGCACAACAAGAGCATTCTTCTTGGCATCCGACCTGAATACATTGATATCGAACCTATCGATCATGCGAGTGCTATTCCAGTTCACATTGACCTTGTGGAGACGTTGGGCTCAGAGGCACTCCTGCACACCAAGTTTGTCGGTAAGCCATTTGTGGTTAAGGCAGAAACCCATGGTCGAATCGATCATCTCGATCACGTGAACACACTCTATTTCCGTGAAGATGCCATCACTGTATTTGACCAATCAACGGGCAACGCCCTTGAGCGTATTGCAGTGAACTAA
- a CDS encoding ABC transporter permease gives MENLHQNSGETLKSSASQSKLQKKTKWLINHFKNEWQLYVLLAPTVIWFLVFLYKPMYGLQIAFKDYSVFRGITESPWVGFEHFVTLFENDQFLRAIRNTVMISGASLIFGFPVPIILALMFNEILNAKFKRTAQTIVYLPHFISAVIIAGIVITAFSPSTGVVNLFLNALGYDSVYFLTKPEWFRSIFVGTGIWQEAGFSSIVFLAAIAGVNPSLYESAVVDGASRWQMMWKITLPCILPTIIIMLIIRIGNILEVGFEMIIMLYQPATYETADVISTFIYRQGIQAAQYDLAAAAGLFNAVIAFILVMTANKISRRVSSTSLW, from the coding sequence ATGGAAAACCTTCATCAGAACTCTGGTGAGACACTTAAATCGTCCGCTTCGCAGAGCAAACTGCAGAAGAAAACAAAGTGGCTCATCAATCACTTCAAAAATGAATGGCAGCTTTATGTGTTGCTTGCTCCGACCGTAATTTGGTTTTTAGTCTTCCTCTATAAACCTATGTACGGCCTGCAAATCGCCTTTAAAGACTACAGTGTGTTCCGTGGTATCACTGAAAGTCCTTGGGTTGGATTTGAGCACTTCGTAACCCTGTTCGAAAACGATCAGTTCCTTCGAGCCATTCGCAACACCGTCATGATCAGTGGTGCTAGCCTTATCTTTGGCTTCCCCGTGCCGATTATTCTTGCGTTAATGTTCAACGAAATTCTCAATGCCAAGTTTAAGCGCACGGCACAAACGATTGTGTATCTGCCGCACTTTATCTCGGCGGTTATCATCGCCGGTATCGTGATCACCGCATTTTCACCCTCTACTGGTGTAGTGAACTTGTTTCTCAATGCGCTTGGTTACGACTCGGTTTACTTCCTTACCAAACCAGAATGGTTCCGTTCAATCTTTGTCGGCACAGGTATTTGGCAAGAAGCGGGCTTTAGCTCCATCGTGTTCCTCGCTGCCATTGCTGGCGTTAACCCATCGCTTTATGAATCAGCAGTCGTAGACGGCGCTTCGCGCTGGCAAATGATGTGGAAGATCACGCTACCTTGCATCTTACCGACGATCATCATCATGTTGATCATCCGTATCGGTAACATCCTAGAGGTTGGTTTTGAGATGATCATCATGCTCTATCAGCCAGCGACTTACGAAACCGCAGACGTCATCAGCACCTTTATTTACCGTCAAGGTATTCAAGCTGCTCAGTACGATCTCGCCGCTGCCGCCGGTCTATTCAACGCCGTCATCGCCTTTATTTTGGTTATGACCGCCAACAAGATCAGCCGTCGCGTCTCTTCAACATCGCTGTGGTAA